A DNA window from Aquarana catesbeiana isolate 2022-GZ linkage group LG01, ASM4218655v1, whole genome shotgun sequence contains the following coding sequences:
- the LOC141123500 gene encoding cytosolic phospholipase A2 gamma-like has protein sequence MKNIVFCFAAWEWGTTNNFLYKCEHKIPEGSDLNDKKLIHLVDAGLEINTPYPLVLPPHRKVDLILSFDFSLGDPFETLKRTAEYCEDHRIPFPVCTKEHYEYPPTKSCYVFEGDGYETPDVMHFPLFNMQTCGEALNLYRLSKKYAARVPSYDTSMMNELLDIAKKNVERNMGEIRVQIQQCVSRSNEREMS, from the exons ATGAAGAACATTGTATTTTGTTTTGCCGCATGGGAATGGGGAACGACAAACAATTTCCTCTACAAATGCGAAC ATAAAATCCCAGAAGGCAGCGACCTCAATGATAAAAAACTCATCCATCTGGTCGATGCCGGTTTGGAAATTAATACTCCGTACCCGTTAGTGTTGCCTCCTCATCGCAAAGTAGATCTGATTTTATCTTTTGACTTCAGTCTTGGAGATCCATTTGAG actttGAAAAGAacagctgaatactgtgaggatcACCGGATTCCCTTTCCAGTATGTACCAAAGAACATTATGAGTACCCTCCAACTAAAAGCTGCTACGTCTTTGAAGGAGATGGATATGAGACGCCCGATGTGATGCACTTTCCTCTGTTCAACATGCAGACTTGTGGAG AGGCTTTAAACCTATACAGACTAAGCAAGAAGTATGCTGCACGTGTTCCTTCCTATGACACATCTATGATGAATGAATTGCTGGACATAGCAAAGAAAAATGTGGAGAGAAACATGGGGGAGATCCGAGTCCAAATACAACAATGTGTCTCCAGGAGTAACGAGAGGGAGATGTCCTAG